From Virgibacillus ihumii, the proteins below share one genomic window:
- a CDS encoding NADPH-dependent FMN reductase, with the protein MKIIGLSGSTVGSKTRTAMEYTMNIVTKKFPDAQTALIDLAEYDIQFSDGRNFMEYEGDTKYVAQTLMEADAIIIGTPIFQASIPGTLKNIFDLLPVDAFREKIVSILVTAGSAKHYLIPEQQLKPILGYMKAQIVQSYVFIEEKNFYRKEIVDDDVLFRLDRLVEDTIELTETYKSILDKKETQYDF; encoded by the coding sequence ATGAAAATTATCGGATTATCCGGCTCAACTGTCGGATCAAAAACAAGAACAGCAATGGAATACACGATGAATATTGTAACGAAGAAATTTCCTGATGCACAGACTGCACTGATTGATCTGGCGGAATATGATATTCAGTTCAGTGACGGACGTAATTTTATGGAATACGAAGGCGATACCAAATATGTGGCGCAAACGTTGATGGAAGCGGATGCGATTATAATCGGGACACCAATATTTCAGGCATCCATTCCCGGTACATTGAAAAATATTTTTGATTTACTTCCTGTTGACGCATTTCGGGAAAAAATCGTCAGTATACTTGTAACTGCAGGATCGGCCAAACATTATTTAATTCCTGAACAGCAATTAAAACCGATACTTGGTTATATGAAGGCACAGATCGTTCAATCATATGTATTTATTGAGGAAAAGAATTTTTACCGAAAAGAAATTGTTGATGATGATGTGCTGTTCAGGCTTGATCGGCTGGTGGAAGATACAATTGAATTAACGGAAACATATAAAAGCATCCTCGACAAAAAAGAAACTCAATATGATTTTTAA
- the trpS gene encoding tryptophan--tRNA ligase, whose protein sequence is MKTIFSGIQPSGTLTLGNYLGAMQHFIPLQNENNCYYCIVDEHAVTVPQDRLKLRHNIKSLAALYLASGIDPDKATLFIQSEVPAHTQMGWMMQCISYIGELERMTQFKDKAAGKEAVSSSLLTYPPLMAADILLYKTDIVPVGDDQKQHMELTRNLAQRFNNKFNDIFTIPEVSIPKSGARIMSLQDPTKKMSKSDSNEKGYISMLDEPKKIIKKMKSAVTDSEGVVKFDKENKPGVSNLITILSACTGKSVEEIETNYEGKGYGDFKQDVADAAVNVLEPIQKRYYELIDSETLDEILDHGADKASFEANKMLRKAKKAMGLGRVPKKK, encoded by the coding sequence ATGAAAACAATTTTCTCTGGGATTCAACCAAGCGGTACGTTAACACTTGGAAATTATTTGGGGGCCATGCAGCATTTTATCCCATTGCAGAACGAAAACAATTGTTATTACTGTATTGTCGATGAACATGCTGTAACAGTTCCACAAGATAGGCTGAAGTTAAGACATAATATCAAGTCACTTGCGGCTTTGTATCTTGCTTCCGGAATTGATCCGGATAAAGCTACACTGTTTATTCAATCGGAAGTCCCTGCACATACGCAAATGGGCTGGATGATGCAGTGCATCAGTTATATCGGTGAGTTGGAACGAATGACACAATTTAAAGATAAGGCTGCCGGTAAAGAAGCCGTATCGTCATCACTGCTCACATATCCGCCGCTGATGGCTGCAGATATCCTGCTGTACAAAACAGATATCGTGCCTGTCGGTGATGATCAAAAACAGCACATGGAACTGACACGAAATCTCGCGCAACGTTTCAATAACAAATTCAACGATATTTTTACCATACCGGAAGTCAGCATCCCAAAGTCTGGTGCACGAATTATGTCGCTGCAGGATCCGACCAAAAAAATGAGCAAATCTGATTCCAATGAAAAAGGCTATATTTCGATGCTCGATGAGCCGAAAAAAATTATTAAAAAAATGAAGAGCGCCGTGACCGACTCTGAGGGTGTTGTGAAATTTGATAAGGAGAATAAGCCAGGTGTATCCAACCTGATAACCATCCTATCCGCCTGCACTGGCAAATCTGTTGAGGAAATCGAAACAAACTACGAAGGCAAAGGCTATGGCGATTTTAAACAGGATGTCGCTGATGCTGCCGTCAATGTACTCGAACCAATCCAAAAACGCTATTATGAACTGATCGATTCGGAAACGTTGGACGAAATACTCGATCATGGTGCTGATAAAGCATCATTTGAAGCAAATAAAATGCTTCGCAAAGCAAAAAAAGCAATGGGACTTGGCAGAGTTCCCAAGAAAAAATAA
- a CDS encoding GNAT family N-acetyltransferase: protein MNWYEKLSKYFPVEEMKSKEHMDMLLKEKGDVYHKDEGQYHVLMYAEFDTFIFIDYVYVSSKSRGQGIGHKLIEKLKQHNKPIILEVEPVDYDDTDTEKRLHFYKREGFAHAQYIDYNRRSLATDEETPMEILYWSPNNESEEEIYQRMKQMYEDIHTYKDEEIYGKAYQPVDEVLSYDENRDSNDIFDAIQTSEKA from the coding sequence ATGAACTGGTATGAAAAACTAAGTAAATATTTCCCTGTGGAAGAAATGAAATCCAAGGAACATATGGACATGCTGCTAAAAGAAAAAGGGGATGTATATCATAAAGATGAAGGTCAGTACCATGTTTTGATGTACGCTGAATTTGATACGTTCATCTTTATTGATTATGTATATGTTTCATCGAAATCGAGGGGACAGGGAATTGGTCATAAATTGATTGAGAAACTGAAACAACACAATAAGCCGATTATCTTGGAAGTAGAGCCTGTTGATTATGATGATACAGATACAGAAAAAAGACTTCATTTTTATAAACGCGAAGGATTTGCCCACGCTCAATATATTGACTATAATCGCCGCTCATTGGCTACCGACGAGGAAACTCCGATGGAAATTTTGTATTGGTCTCCGAATAATGAATCAGAAGAAGAAATATACCAGCGAATGAAACAGATGTACGAAGATATTCATACGTACAAGGATGAAGAAATTTACGGGAAAGCTTATCAGCCTGTCGATGAAGTGCTGAGTTACGATGAGAATCGTGATTCAAATGATATTTTTGATGCGATTCAGACATCAGAAAAAGCGTAA
- a CDS encoding amidohydrolase translates to MKDELMKMLEEREDEMIEIRRHLHEHPELSFQEEKTAAYIIDFYKGKDVEIETNVGNGHGIIVTINGTLPGKTVGLRADFDALPIHEEANVPFKSVNEGVMHACGHDAHTAYLLILADCLIQLKDQIKGTIKIIHQHAEEQPPGGAKSIVDSGKLDDLEAIFGIHILPLASSGTVGYHSGYSFNGRTYFKLKVQGLGGHGSSPHKANDAIVAGAYFVTAVQTVVSRRVDPMNSGVVTIGSFDGKGSFNVIKDNIEIEGDIRYSNDATQNVIDKEVHRIVKGMEEMFGVTGELTYTPDYPPLYNDPELTTFVADALKEVKDNDIKKVKEFPKMAPSDDFAYYLEKIPGSYFFIGCTPKGVDEPYFNHHPKFDIDEDAILVAAKSVGQVVVSYLDRE, encoded by the coding sequence ATGAAAGACGAATTAATGAAAATGCTGGAAGAACGGGAAGATGAAATGATTGAAATTCGCCGCCATCTACATGAACACCCCGAACTTTCCTTTCAAGAAGAAAAGACTGCGGCTTATATTATTGATTTTTACAAAGGAAAAGATGTCGAAATAGAGACGAACGTAGGAAATGGCCATGGAATCATTGTTACTATTAACGGAACATTGCCGGGAAAAACTGTCGGGCTTCGCGCTGACTTTGATGCTTTGCCGATTCATGAGGAAGCGAATGTTCCGTTTAAATCAGTTAATGAAGGTGTGATGCATGCATGCGGACATGATGCTCATACGGCATATTTGTTAATTTTGGCTGACTGTCTTATCCAGCTGAAAGATCAAATCAAGGGTACAATTAAAATTATCCACCAGCATGCAGAGGAGCAGCCTCCTGGTGGTGCTAAAAGTATTGTGGATTCAGGAAAACTGGATGATTTAGAAGCTATTTTTGGTATTCACATTTTGCCGCTCGCTTCCTCCGGTACAGTTGGCTATCATAGTGGTTATTCGTTTAATGGCCGTACGTATTTTAAATTGAAGGTACAAGGGCTTGGCGGACATGGATCATCTCCCCACAAAGCGAATGATGCGATTGTGGCAGGTGCCTACTTTGTGACTGCAGTTCAGACCGTTGTCAGCCGCCGGGTGGATCCGATGAATTCCGGGGTTGTAACAATTGGTTCATTTGACGGTAAAGGAAGCTTTAATGTGATTAAGGACAACATTGAGATTGAAGGGGATATACGCTATTCCAATGATGCAACACAAAATGTTATCGATAAAGAGGTTCACCGGATTGTAAAAGGAATGGAAGAAATGTTTGGTGTGACAGGTGAGCTAACGTATACTCCGGACTACCCGCCGTTGTATAATGATCCTGAGCTGACTACGTTTGTTGCAGATGCATTGAAAGAGGTTAAGGATAACGACATTAAAAAAGTTAAAGAATTTCCTAAAATGGCACCATCTGATGACTTTGCATATTATCTGGAAAAAATCCCTGGTTCTTATTTCTTTATTGGCTGTACTCCAAAAGGAGTTGATGAACCTTATTTCAACCATCATCCAAAATTTGATATTGATGAGGATGCTATTCTGGTTGCTGCCAAATCAGTGGGACAAGTTGTTGTGAGTTACTTAGATAGAGAGTGA
- a CDS encoding universal stress protein, with protein sequence MFKRILLATDGSKHSVRSADYAIQLAEKFKGTIDVVYVVDGQKSKSDVLHHDSKYEIMQRRKEKIQHVLNQIEGNNIDYNVQILHGEPGPVIVEFANSHDFDCIVIGSRGLNNLQTMILGSVSHKVAKRADCPVLIVK encoded by the coding sequence TTGTTTAAACGGATACTATTGGCTACGGATGGTTCAAAACATTCAGTTCGTTCGGCAGATTATGCCATTCAGCTTGCAGAAAAATTTAAAGGAACAATTGATGTTGTTTATGTGGTTGATGGGCAAAAATCAAAATCAGATGTTCTCCACCATGACAGTAAGTATGAAATTATGCAGCGAAGAAAAGAAAAGATTCAGCACGTATTGAATCAGATTGAGGGAAACAATATTGACTACAACGTGCAAATACTTCACGGGGAACCCGGCCCGGTAATCGTTGAATTTGCAAATTCGCATGATTTTGATTGCATTGTAATCGGGAGCAGAGGGTTGAATAATCTGCAAACGATGATTTTAGGCAGTGTAAGCCACAAAGTTGCTAAACGGGCTGATTGTCCGGTTCTTATTGTGAAATGA
- a CDS encoding ArsR/SmtB family transcription factor, which translates to MADQNEEQQIEQKDLDEETLFVVSQTFKALGDPTRIRILHLLFHNEYSVNGIAEALHLRQSTVSHQLRFLKNLRLVKYRREGTTLYYSHDDEHVINILKQTIDHALHS; encoded by the coding sequence ATGGCAGATCAAAATGAAGAACAGCAGATCGAACAAAAAGATTTGGATGAGGAAACATTGTTTGTTGTTTCGCAGACATTTAAAGCTTTAGGGGATCCAACCAGAATCCGGATCCTGCACTTATTATTTCATAATGAATATTCGGTGAATGGTATTGCGGAAGCGCTGCACCTGAGGCAATCTACAGTCTCACATCAGCTTCGATTCCTAAAGAACTTGCGTCTCGTGAAGTATCGCCGGGAAGGCACAACATTGTATTATTCCCATGACGATGAGCATGTTATTAACATTTTGAAGCAAACCATTGACCATGCACTGCACAGCTGA
- a CDS encoding 5-methyltetrahydropteroyltriglutamate--homocysteine S-methyltransferase translates to MTTKIGTKAPFRADQVGSLLRPERLHAARKDFKEGTISAEQLRDVENEEIKRAVDKQIETGLEAVSDGEFRRTWFHLDFMEHLNGFEGYVPEQGYAFNDQETEKYNVRNSGKISFNRSHPFLRDVNDLLDIVDERAAVKFAIPSPNMFFNDGIRNADIYPDVEKYAEDIIQTYQDALQAFYDKGLRYLQLDDVYIAGLAADSVPWNDDMVDRDYLIDLAVRVLNESLAEKPDDLTVTVHLCRGNYRSTWAFEGSYDRIAPKLFAKGNVDGFFLEYDDDRSGSFNPLKYVPEGGPRVVLGVITSKSGELENKDEVISRIKGAAEYVPHNQLCLSPQCGFASTHHGNKLTEEQQWAKLKFVVDVAREIWN, encoded by the coding sequence ATGACAACCAAAATCGGTACAAAAGCACCTTTTCGCGCAGACCAGGTTGGGAGTTTGCTCCGACCTGAGCGGCTGCATGCGGCAAGAAAGGATTTTAAAGAAGGCACTATTTCTGCAGAACAATTGCGTGATGTGGAAAATGAGGAAATCAAACGGGCAGTTGACAAACAAATTGAAACCGGCCTGGAAGCTGTCAGTGATGGGGAATTCCGCCGAACCTGGTTCCACCTCGACTTTATGGAACATTTAAACGGATTTGAAGGATATGTACCTGAACAGGGTTATGCATTCAATGATCAGGAAACGGAAAAATACAACGTTCGGAATTCGGGGAAAATCTCATTTAACCGAAGTCATCCATTTTTACGGGATGTCAACGACCTACTTGATATTGTTGATGAACGTGCCGCTGTAAAGTTTGCGATCCCAAGCCCAAATATGTTTTTTAACGATGGTATTCGAAATGCAGACATTTATCCGGATGTTGAAAAATATGCAGAAGACATTATCCAGACGTATCAAGATGCGCTTCAGGCTTTTTATGACAAAGGACTCCGCTATTTGCAGCTGGATGATGTCTATATTGCCGGGCTTGCTGCTGACAGTGTTCCATGGAATGATGATATGGTCGACCGGGATTATCTGATTGACCTGGCAGTGCGTGTTCTCAATGAAAGCCTCGCCGAAAAACCGGATGACCTGACTGTAACAGTACACTTATGCCGGGGAAATTACCGCTCCACATGGGCATTTGAAGGCAGCTATGACCGGATTGCCCCGAAATTATTTGCAAAAGGCAATGTTGATGGATTTTTCCTCGAGTATGATGATGATCGTTCCGGCAGCTTTAATCCGTTGAAATACGTTCCTGAGGGTGGTCCGCGCGTTGTACTTGGCGTTATCACATCCAAATCGGGTGAACTGGAAAATAAAGATGAAGTCATCTCGCGTATAAAAGGTGCGGCTGAATATGTTCCACACAACCAGTTGTGTCTGAGCCCACAATGCGGATTCGCTTCAACCCATCACGGTAACAAACTTACGGAGGAACAGCAGTGGGCAAAACTGAAATTTGTTGTGGATGTGGCCCGTGAAATTTGGAATTAA
- a CDS encoding SulP family inorganic anion transporter, with product MNLQEIKQEWFGNVRGDVLAGMVVAMALIPEAIAFSIIAGVDPMIGLYAAFCIAVVISFVGGRPGMISAATGAMALLMVDLVADYGLQYLLAATILTGIIQILFGIFKLAKAMKFVPRSVMVGFVNALAIMIFMAQLQHFVGETWVMYALVGLTLAIIYLFPRITKAVPSTLVAIIVVTLIVIYGNLNVGTVGDMGELSQQLPVFLIPSIPFSFETLMVIFPYSLSMAIVGLLESLLTSNIVDDMTDTESNNNKESRGQGIANIVAGFFGGMAGCAMIGQSVINVKSGGAGRLSAFVAGTFLMFLIIVLGGLVVQIPMAALVGVMFMVSISTFDWSSVKNLNKLPKTDAAVMVTTVALVLVTHNLSIGVLAGVLLSAIFFAAKISKIKVTEELILREQKKIYRVEGQLFFASVSDFPAKFNFMDSVEAVEIDLTHAHLWDDSAIGALDKIEMKFAENDIHVTYTGLNDESRNLKKRIGGLSKASGH from the coding sequence GTGAATTTACAGGAAATAAAACAGGAATGGTTTGGTAATGTTCGGGGAGATGTTCTGGCTGGTATGGTCGTAGCGATGGCTCTTATACCGGAAGCAATTGCCTTTTCCATAATTGCCGGGGTGGATCCGATGATTGGTCTATATGCGGCTTTTTGTATTGCTGTTGTCATTTCGTTTGTCGGAGGACGCCCCGGAATGATATCGGCAGCGACTGGTGCAATGGCCTTGCTAATGGTCGATCTGGTTGCAGATTATGGATTGCAGTATTTATTGGCGGCAACTATTTTGACAGGTATTATTCAAATTTTATTTGGTATTTTTAAACTGGCAAAAGCGATGAAGTTTGTTCCGCGTTCGGTTATGGTCGGATTTGTGAATGCATTGGCGATTATGATTTTCATGGCACAGCTTCAACATTTTGTGGGCGAAACATGGGTTATGTATGCGCTCGTTGGATTAACACTAGCTATTATTTATCTTTTTCCGCGTATAACAAAAGCTGTTCCATCAACGTTGGTAGCAATCATAGTGGTAACTTTAATTGTAATATATGGTAATCTTAATGTAGGAACGGTAGGAGATATGGGCGAACTGTCACAGCAGCTGCCGGTGTTTCTGATCCCATCCATTCCGTTTTCATTTGAGACACTTATGGTTATTTTTCCATATTCCTTATCAATGGCAATTGTCGGGTTGCTGGAATCATTATTAACCTCTAATATAGTAGATGATATGACGGATACGGAAAGCAATAATAACAAAGAAAGCCGCGGACAGGGAATTGCCAATATTGTAGCGGGATTTTTCGGCGGAATGGCCGGATGTGCTATGATCGGACAATCCGTTATTAATGTCAAATCGGGTGGTGCCGGCCGGTTATCCGCTTTTGTTGCTGGGACTTTCCTGATGTTTCTCATTATTGTTCTGGGTGGTTTGGTTGTGCAAATTCCAATGGCGGCGCTTGTTGGTGTCATGTTTATGGTTTCAATAAGTACGTTTGATTGGTCATCGGTGAAAAATTTGAACAAACTGCCTAAAACGGATGCAGCCGTAATGGTCACAACGGTGGCCCTCGTTCTGGTAACGCATAATTTATCGATTGGTGTTTTGGCAGGGGTGCTGTTAAGCGCAATATTCTTTGCTGCAAAAATTTCCAAGATAAAAGTGACGGAAGAGCTTATTTTGCGGGAGCAGAAAAAAATCTATCGTGTGGAAGGACAGTTGTTCTTTGCTTCGGTCAGCGATTTTCCGGCAAAGTTTAACTTTATGGACTCTGTTGAAGCGGTGGAAATTGATCTGACACACGCACATCTCTGGGATGATTCGGCAATTGGTGCGCTGGATAAAATTGAAATGAAGTTTGCGGAAAATGATATACACGTAACGTATACCGGACTGAATGATGAAAGCCGCAATTTAAAAAAACGTATCGGCGGACTTTCAAAAGCGTCCGGTCATTAA
- a CDS encoding LysM peptidoglycan-binding domain-containing protein, translating into MNCFYTHTIQPGDNYWLLAYLYHTSTERIIDANPEADPYYLRIGQHITIPVTTFPDRPEETNHCISQAELKFRKEMVALWEEHVAWTRMVIISLTFDLPDVEFVIARLLQNATDMGDMLRELYGDAAGETYAELIKEHLLFAADLVNAAIAGDEQAAMEAEEKWYDNADQIAAFLSSINPFLTEQVVRDMFYTHLDLTKQEAVFMINMEYQKDIEVYDAIEEQAREMADTIADAMIKLYPSMF; encoded by the coding sequence GTGAACTGCTTTTACACACATACAATCCAGCCAGGGGATAATTACTGGTTGTTGGCATATTTGTATCATACTTCGACTGAGAGAATAATTGATGCAAATCCTGAAGCTGATCCGTATTATTTGCGTATTGGGCAGCATATCACCATACCTGTTACCACATTTCCTGATCGGCCGGAAGAAACGAATCATTGTATAAGTCAGGCGGAACTAAAATTTAGAAAAGAGATGGTCGCTCTTTGGGAAGAGCATGTAGCATGGACACGGATGGTTATTATCAGTTTAACCTTTGACTTACCGGATGTGGAGTTTGTCATTGCCCGGCTTCTACAAAATGCCACAGATATGGGGGATATGCTCAGAGAATTATATGGAGACGCTGCCGGAGAAACATATGCTGAATTGATTAAAGAACATCTTTTATTCGCTGCCGATCTTGTCAACGCAGCTATAGCAGGTGATGAACAAGCAGCAATGGAAGCTGAAGAAAAGTGGTATGATAATGCAGACCAAATTGCTGCTTTTTTGAGCAGTATAAATCCTTTTTTAACGGAACAAGTTGTGAGAGATATGTTCTACACTCATTTGGATTTAACAAAACAGGAAGCTGTTTTCATGATCAACATGGAGTACCAAAAAGATATCGAAGTATATGATGCAATTGAAGAGCAAGCACGGGAAATGGCCGACACCATTGCAGATGCGATGATTAAACTGTACCCGAGTATGTTTTAG
- a CDS encoding cation diffusion facilitator family transporter, with translation MGHDHGHDHTHGANKKALMISFIIITAYMIIEAVGGFITNSLALLSDAGHMLSDSVSLGVGLIAFAMGEKVANYSKTYGYKRFEILAAFFNGVTLMAIALYIFYEAFQRFTSPHEVASVGMLIIAIIGLIVNIVVAWILMRGDTDENLNLRAAFLHVLGDLLGSVGAIVAALLIMFFNWGWADPLASIIVAALVLISGWKVTKDAVHVLMEGTPKNVELDEVINTIENVQGVHGIHDLHVWSITSGQNALSCHAVVDGSLNIKESQNLLRYIEEQLEQKGIGHVTIQLENKEHPHDESLMCSYDQGNPAHEH, from the coding sequence ATGGGACACGATCATGGTCACGACCATACACATGGTGCAAATAAAAAGGCATTGATGATCAGCTTTATTATTATAACCGCATATATGATCATAGAGGCGGTTGGCGGGTTTATCACGAACAGTCTTGCTTTACTGTCAGATGCGGGTCACATGCTTAGTGACTCTGTTTCCCTTGGTGTTGGATTGATTGCTTTTGCCATGGGTGAGAAAGTAGCTAACTACAGTAAAACATATGGGTATAAACGCTTTGAAATTTTGGCAGCCTTTTTTAATGGTGTGACACTTATGGCCATTGCACTGTATATCTTCTATGAGGCATTTCAGCGGTTTACCAGCCCGCATGAAGTGGCGTCGGTCGGCATGCTTATCATCGCCATCATTGGTCTTATTGTAAACATCGTGGTAGCATGGATTTTAATGCGTGGTGACACCGATGAAAATTTAAATTTGCGTGCGGCATTCCTGCATGTACTCGGCGATTTACTCGGATCGGTTGGAGCAATTGTTGCTGCACTTCTCATCATGTTTTTCAATTGGGGCTGGGCAGACCCGCTCGCAAGTATCATTGTGGCAGCTTTGGTACTGATAAGCGGTTGGAAAGTTACAAAAGACGCCGTCCATGTACTCATGGAAGGTACACCGAAAAATGTTGAATTGGATGAGGTTATTAATACGATTGAAAATGTTCAGGGTGTGCACGGCATTCATGATTTGCACGTTTGGAGTATTACGAGCGGGCAAAACGCATTATCCTGTCATGCGGTAGTTGATGGCAGTCTCAATATTAAAGAAAGTCAAAATCTGCTCCGATATATTGAGGAACAATTGGAGCAAAAAGGGATCGGCCATGTAACCATTCAGTTAGAAAATAAAGAACATCCACATGATGAATCGTTGATGTGCAGTTATGATCAGGGCAATCCGGCGCATGAACACTGA
- a CDS encoding putative glycoside hydrolase, producing MGKKQLIILACAGVLVAGLAAVMLFTQQSSGEEIHRASMHKERHTSVETIGLENKMQRFTYDSGFTFKYPDAVRGIYVTGPSAGGSRMNELINLVETTELNAMVIDIKEDHGNLTFKPEGTKYEDIGINFIDDPRKLLKKLEKKGIYPIARIVVFKDSVLAKKHPEWSFTKNGEVWTNGKGEAFVSPFQKEVWKYNVEIAKMAAEMGFQEIQFDYVRFPEGFEDYDEVLQYSQGDYKNAEMKNVKRRVKAVTDFVEYANKELEYYDVDVSVDIFGYAATVPQTAGIGQDFSKIASNVDVISSMIYPSHWTSYFGIDFPDKHPYKLVSEYAKVENKVLGKLKNPPTSRPWIQDFEAPWLYSGPPTQYGKAEVEAQIRALNKHGINEFLLWNAGNSYSENVDYTPLG from the coding sequence ATGGGAAAAAAACAGCTGATTATATTGGCATGTGCCGGAGTTCTTGTTGCAGGGCTGGCAGCTGTAATGCTGTTTACGCAACAGTCCAGTGGGGAAGAGATACATCGTGCAAGCATGCATAAGGAACGGCATACAAGTGTCGAAACAATTGGATTGGAAAACAAAATGCAGCGTTTTACATATGATTCCGGTTTTACGTTTAAATACCCTGATGCTGTTAGAGGGATTTATGTCACTGGTCCGTCTGCCGGCGGAAGCAGGATGAATGAACTGATCAATCTCGTGGAAACAACCGAATTGAATGCAATGGTTATTGACATAAAAGAAGATCACGGTAATTTAACATTTAAACCTGAGGGTACTAAATATGAGGATATTGGTATAAATTTTATTGATGATCCCAGAAAACTATTGAAAAAACTTGAGAAAAAAGGCATTTACCCAATTGCGCGGATTGTTGTTTTTAAAGATTCTGTGCTTGCAAAAAAACATCCGGAGTGGTCCTTTACTAAAAATGGCGAAGTATGGACAAACGGAAAGGGTGAAGCATTTGTAAGTCCATTCCAGAAAGAAGTATGGAAATATAATGTTGAAATTGCCAAAATGGCCGCTGAAATGGGTTTTCAGGAAATTCAATTTGACTATGTACGTTTCCCGGAAGGTTTTGAGGATTACGACGAGGTACTGCAGTACAGCCAGGGGGACTATAAGAACGCTGAAATGAAAAATGTCAAAAGGCGCGTGAAGGCGGTTACTGATTTTGTTGAATATGCTAACAAAGAGCTTGAATATTACGATGTCGATGTGTCGGTTGATATTTTCGGCTATGCGGCAACCGTTCCGCAAACAGCAGGCATCGGACAGGATTTTTCCAAAATTGCCAGCAATGTCGATGTGATCTCATCGATGATTTATCCAAGCCACTGGACGTCTTATTTCGGGATTGATTTTCCGGATAAACATCCGTATAAGCTCGTTTCCGAATATGCGAAAGTGGAAAATAAAGTGCTCGGCAAGTTGAAAAATCCACCAACATCCCGTCCGTGGATTCAGGACTTTGAGGCGCCATGGCTCTACAGCGGTCCGCCGACACAGTACGGCAAAGCAGAGGTGGAAGCGCAAATCAGGGCACTGAATAAACATGGAATTAATGAATTTTTGCTCTGGAATGCCGGAAATTCGTACTCTGAGAATGTTGATTATACGCCGTTAGGTTAA
- the spxA gene encoding transcriptional regulator SpxA — protein MVTLYTSPSCTSCRKAKAWLEEHDIPFNERNIFSEPLTLTEIKEILRMTEDGTDEIISTRSKVFQKLDVNIDQLPMKDLFRLIQQNPGLLRRPIILDEKRLQVGYNEDEIRRFLPRTVRTFQLREAQRMVN, from the coding sequence ATGGTAACACTTTATACCTCACCAAGTTGTACATCTTGCAGAAAAGCGAAAGCGTGGTTGGAAGAACATGATATTCCGTTTAATGAACGCAATATTTTCTCTGAACCGCTGACTTTAACTGAAATCAAAGAAATATTACGGATGACTGAAGATGGAACTGATGAGATTATTTCAACACGTTCAAAGGTTTTTCAAAAGCTTGATGTCAATATTGATCAGCTGCCAATGAAAGACTTGTTCCGTTTGATTCAGCAAAATCCGGGATTATTGCGCAGGCCGATTATTCTTGATGAAAAACGCTTGCAGGTTGGCTATAATGAAGATGAAATTCGCAGGTTCCTGCCAAGAACGGTAAGAACATTTCAGTTGCGTGAAGCACAGCGCATGGTAAACTAA